The nucleotide window GTCCGGCGTCGATGCAGTGGTCGACCAGTACCTCGGCGTGGCGTCGGACTCGTTCGTCCATGCGATCGGGAGGGGTGCCCGTCGGAAAACCGCGAGCCACGGACCCGGAGCGGAAGTGAACGTGGAGGGCCGGCCGTCAGTCCCCGTCCGGAACCCGCCCGACGGTCACGTCGAACGGGACGTACTCGACGCGCTCGTACTCCCCGTCGCGTATCGCCGCGACCACCTCGCGACCCATCTCGCGCCAGCGCCCGCGGAGGTCGTCGTAGGCCGCCTCGGAGGTCGCGGCCACCAGCTCCTCGCGGTTGTCCGCGAGTCCCGCGCCGGAGGCCTTCCGCGCCGCGGCGTTCAGCGCGGCCTCGGCGTAGGGCGGCTCGGTCCGCTTCTCGTGGACGTACCGGCGGGTCCGCACGTCCACCAGTCCGGCCTCGTCGAACGCGTCGCGCACGCGGTCGCCGAGGGCGACGTCGGTGTCGACGCCGGTGAGATACGCCTCGCGCGCCTCCCGCTCCAGTCGCTCCTCGGCGTCGACCGTCGACGCCACCCGGACGTCCGCGTTGTTCGGTTCCACCGCGGCGACGAGGTCGTCGGAGACGCGGGCGAGCTCCCGGACCGCGGCACTCGGGTCCGGAAGGTTGATCAGAAGGGCCTGACAGACGGCCAGATCGACCGCGTCGTCGCCCGCCGGGAGCCGCGTCGCGTCTCCTGCCACGTACTCGATCCGCCCGTCGCTCTCCTCGCGGGCGACCGACAGGAGGTCGCGGTCCGCGTCGACGCCGATCACGGTCGCACCGACGCCGTCCTCGGTCGCACCGACGCCGCTCCCGCTCTCGGTCGCCTCCGCGGCCAGCACGCGGGTCAGCTCGCCCGTCCCGCAGCCGGCGTCGAGGACGCGCTCGCGGCTCGACAGTTCGAGGTCGGTCAGCGCGTCGCGGCCGTCCTCCCACATCCCGCGACGGGTGTGTTCGAGGTACTCGGCGGAGAAACGTCGCACGGCCCCGCTTCGCGGCGGGCCGAAATAAACGTCAGGAGATCGTCGGCGTCTCGCTTCGCTCGTCTCACTCGTCGCCAGCGGTCGCGTCGTCGGCGTCTTCGTCGCCGACGCCCCCGTCGCCGTCGTCGATCCCGAACCCGAGGAGGTCGGCGGCGAGGACGGCGGTGACGCCGGCGCAGTAGCCGACGAACGCGCTCGTCACCCCGACCGCGGCGAAGCTCACCGTCACGTCGCCGATAGCGGGGGTCCCGCCGTTGACGCCGGGGACGCCGACGACCGTCCCGAGCAGGACGAACCCCCCGAGGACGGCCGCCGGCACGACGCCGACGGCCAGACAGGCGGGTCCACCGCAGCGCGCGTACGCCCCGGCGGCGGCCACCGGCCCCGGCGCGTAGAACACTAACAGCGGGAGGAGCCGGTCCGTGAGCGCGCTCGCCGCCGTCAGGTCGGTCGACCCAGCGACGAACGCGGCGACGAGCGCCAGCGTCACGACGCCCGCGAACCCGACCACCAGCCCGACCGCGCGGTCGCGGCGGCGTCCGAACAGCAGCGCCTTCGTGGTGGGCATGTCCGCCGATCCCGTTCGGGGAAACTTAAATCCGCGTCGGACGGACGGCGTCGCCCGGCGCGACGGACGGACGGCGTCGGTCGGCGCGACGGCCCGCCTCAGTCGCGGCGGAGTTCGCGCACTCGGTCGATGTTCCACGCGAAGCTCCTGCCGTCCTCGGTCGGCGTCTCCAGAGCGAGCGGCACGTCCGTCAGGTCGGGGTGGTTGAGGAACCGCTCCATCCCCGCCTCGCCGATGTGGCCCTCGCCGATGTGGGCGTGTTCGTCCTTGTTGGTGCCGCACTCGTGTTTCGAGTCGTTGAGGTGGACGTACTTCAGGTGCTCCAACCCGACCACGTCGTCGAACTCCGCGACCGTCTCGTCGACGGCCTCCGGCGTCGAGAGGTCGTAGCCCGCCGCGAACGCGTGGGCGGTGTCGACGCAGACGTCGATGTCGGTCTCCGTCCGGTCGATGACCCCCGCGAGGTGTTCGAACTCGCCGCCGAGCTTCGTGCCCGCGCCCGCGTCGCTCTCGATCAGGATCGTGACGCCGTCGGGGACGTCGAGGTCGTCGATCACCGAGGCGGCGTTGTCCAGCCCGCCCTCGACGCCCGCGCCGGTGTGCGCGCCGAGGTGGACATTCACGTACGGAATGTCCAGTTCGGCGGCCGCGTCGACCTCTTTTTGCATCGAGTCGAGCGACTTCTCGCGGAGCCCCTCCTTGGGCGTACAGAGGTTCACGAGGTAGGAAGTGTGGATCACCCACGGGCCCTCCAGGTCGCGTTCGGTCCCCTCGCGGAACCGCGCGGCCTCCTCGTCGCCGATGTCCGGGTCCTGCCACACCTGCGGCGAGTGGGTGAATATCTGTCCGCAGTTGCCGCCGACCTCCACCTGATTTTCCACGGCGTTGTCCACGCCGCCGGCGATGGAGACGTGCGCACCGACCTTGAGACTCATACCGGCCACACGGGACCGGTCGAAAAAGCCCCTTCGGAACCGGCCGCCCCCCGACTCGCGCCCCGAAGCCGCCTACCGCCCGCCGCTCCCGGGCCGCGTCCCGAAGTCGCCTACCGCCCGCCGCTCCCGGGTCGCGTCCGGACCCACTCCTCGTCGCGGTACTTCTCCGCGACGAGCTCCTCCGCCCGCTCCAGCTCCGCGTCGGTCCACGAGCCGTCCGTCTCGACGGTCGCTCCCGGCGTCGCGCCCGCCCAGTCGGCCAGCGCCGCCTCGACGGTCGCCACGGCGTCCGCGCGGTCGACGTCGACCAGATCCTCCATCCCGACGACGCGCTCGCGGAACGCCTCGGGCGTCACCGGCGGGTCGGCGAAGACGCCGAGGTGTCTCGCGGCGTCGACCGAAAACGACAGCGACCCGTGCTGGATCACCGCCTCCCGCTTGCGGTACTGGGCGTTGCCGGCGACCTTCCGGCGCTGCCCTCTGCCGGGTCCGGCGGCGACCACGTCGTGTGCCGGGTGAAGCTCCCGGAGGTAGCAGGCGGGGTGGTACAGCTCCGGGACCGCCTCGTCGACGTAGTCGGCGTCGATCCCGAGCCGGTCGAACGCGTCGAGGACGGGTTCACAGAGCAGGTGGTAACAGTCGAGCAGTTCGCCCGGGACCGTCTCCGCGGGGACCGCGATCGAGTACGCCACGTCGCCCCGCCCGTCGTGGTAGATCCCGCCGCCGCCGGTCTGTCGGCGCGTGGCGTCGATCCCCTCGCGCTCGCAGAACGCCCAGTCGACCGTCTCCGGGTCCTGATGGCGACCGAGGGTGAGACAGCTCGGCTCCCACCGGTAGGTGCGGAGCGTGGCGGGACCGCCCGCGGCGGCGGTCTCGGCGGCGACTTCGTCGAGCGCCATCTGGAGCGGGCCGGGGCGGGCCTCCTCGCGTATCAGCCGCCAGTCGACGGCGGGCGCGGTCATACCGTCACCCTCGGCCGCCGCTCCGAAAGCGGTTGCGCTCGCGGTTCACGGTCGTTCTGGGCGTTCACCGGTCGACACTGCGACTCACCGGTCGATCCCGCCCTCGCCCTCGATGACGTCTCGGACCTCCGCGCGGGTCGTCACGGCGAGGTCGCCGTCGGTGGTGCGTTTCAGCGCCGCCGTCGCCGAGCCCCACCGGAGGGCCGCGGGGAGGTTGCCGCCGTCGAGGCGTTCCGCGATGAACCCGGCGACGAACGCGTCGCCGGTCCCGATCGCGTCGAACGTCTCCGCCTCGAACACGTCCTGCTCGTACACCGACCCGTCGTGGAGCGCGACCGACCCGTCGAGGCCGCGGGTGACGACCACCGTATCGAACCCGAACTCCGTGGCGAGCCCGTGCGCGATCTCGACGGCGTTCCCCTCGCGATCGAGCACCTCGCGCGCGTCGCGCCGGGGGACGAACAGGGTGTCTATGTGTTCGAACAGGTCCTCGTACGCCGCCCGCGCCGCCTCCGGCTCCCAGAGCTTCGACCGGTAGTTCAGGTCGAACGAGCGCGTGGCCCCCGCGTCGCCCGCGGTCCGCAACAGCGAGGTCGTCGTCCTCGCGGCGGCCTCCGAGAGGGCGGGCGTGATCCCCGTCGTGTGGAACCACTCGGCCTCCCTCACGGCGTCCGTCGGGAGTTCGTCCGGCTCGACGGTCGTGATCGCGGCGTCCGCGCGGTCGTAGATCACGTTCGTCCCCCGCGGCTCGCCGCCGTGTTCGAGGTAGTAGGTCCCCGCCCGGCTCGCCTCCGAATCGTCCCACGCGACGCCCGGCCGAACGCCGTGGCTCCGCAGCTCGTTCACGATCCGCCGTCCGAGCGGCGAGTCGGGCAGCTTCGAGAGCCAGCGCGCGTCGGCCCCGAGCCGCGCGGCTCCGACCGCGACGTTGCTCTCCGCGCCGCCGGCCTGAACGGTCAGGTCGCGGGTCGTCTCCAGCCGCTCGCCGCGCGGCGGCGACAGTCGGAGCATCGTCTCGCCGAACGTCACGAGGTCGGTCATCGAGGCCACCCCACGGCGCGCGCCGCGAACGGATTCATACCTCGTGGTACGCTCGCCCGATTATAAGAGGGGGTGATCGGCGTCGACCGCCGACCGCGCGCGGCGTCACTCGGGACCGCGCGTCACTGGGAATCGAGCGCGAACGTCACGTCCTCCCCGTCGACGGTCGCCGCCAGCGTCCCGTCCCGGACGGTCGCTTCCGCGGTGCGGTCGGACCCGCCCGTGAGCGTCGCGGCGTCGCCGAGGAGGTCGCCGGTCTCGGCGGCGACGACGGCGAACACCGCGGCCCCGTGCGGCGGCAGCTCCCGCTCGACGACCGGCCCCTCGACGACTTCTCCCGCGAGTCCGTCCCAGACGACCCGATCCGCCTCCGACCCGTCTTCCCGGCCGTACTCGCGCGCGTCGAACCGAACGGTCGACGGCTCGTCCGCCCAGTTGAACAGCGCGACGGTCGCGGCCCCGTCGCCCGGGCGGTCGCAGACGACCCGCGAGGGGAACCGCTCCCCGTCGAGTCCCGCGACCTCGCCGTCGGTCGCGGGGGGGATGGAGCGTTCGAGGAGCCGGCGACCGGCCGGACCGATCTCCGCGAGTCGGTCCGAGAACACGTTCACGCCGCCGGTCGCGGCGACGAGCGCCGCGAACGCCTCGCGCTCGGCCGCGGTGAGGTCGCTCGTGTCGCGGACGAGCTGGCAGTCGGGGTCGTTGAGCCACCACCGCCGGTGGAGGACGTTCCGCGCGAGCGTGTTGCGAACGGCGTTCTTCAGCCCCGGCTGGCTCCCCGACTCCCCCGGCGTCTCCCACGTCGGGTCGGTGTCCGGGCCGACCCGCATCGCGTCGAAGAGACCGACGCTCGGGGCCATCGGCGCGCCGCAGCCGAGGAGGAACGTGTCGTCGCCGGCCGCCTCGGCGATCGCCTCGACGCCCCGGCGATACGCCTCGATACGCGTCGCCTCGGGGTCGTACCGCTCGCCGGGCAGCGCCGCCGCGAAGAGGAAGTCGAGCTTCAGGTAGGTGAACCCCCACTCGTCGACGACCGTCGACACGGTCTCCCGGAGCCACTCCAACACCGCCGGGTGGGTCGTGTCAAGTCCGTACAGCGCCGACCCCGCGCGGAAGCCGCCGTCGACGGGCGTCCCCGGCCCGTCGTCGTCGGCCGTTCCCGGCCCGTCGTCTCCCGCGTCGGTCGG belongs to Halorubrum sp. DM2 and includes:
- a CDS encoding class I SAM-dependent methyltransferase, with the protein product MRRFSAEYLEHTRRGMWEDGRDALTDLELSSRERVLDAGCGTGELTRVLAAEATESGSGVGATEDGVGATVIGVDADRDLLSVAREESDGRIEYVAGDATRLPAGDDAVDLAVCQALLINLPDPSAAVRELARVSDDLVAAVEPNNADVRVASTVDAEERLEREAREAYLTGVDTDVALGDRVRDAFDEAGLVDVRTRRYVHEKRTEPPYAEAALNAAARKASGAGLADNREELVAATSEAAYDDLRGRWREMGREVVAAIRDGEYERVEYVPFDVTVGRVPDGD
- a CDS encoding biotin/lipoate A/B protein ligase family protein — its product is MTAPAVDWRLIREEARPGPLQMALDEVAAETAAAGGPATLRTYRWEPSCLTLGRHQDPETVDWAFCEREGIDATRRQTGGGGIYHDGRGDVAYSIAVPAETVPGELLDCYHLLCEPVLDAFDRLGIDADYVDEAVPELYHPACYLRELHPAHDVVAAGPGRGQRRKVAGNAQYRKREAVIQHGSLSFSVDAARHLGVFADPPVTPEAFRERVVGMEDLVDVDRADAVATVEAALADWAGATPGATVETDGSWTDAELERAEELVAEKYRDEEWVRTRPGSGGR
- the kdgK1 gene encoding bifunctional 2-dehydro-3-deoxygluconokinase/2-dehydro-3-deoxygalactonokinase, with the translated sequence MTDLVTFGETMLRLSPPRGERLETTRDLTVQAGGAESNVAVGAARLGADARWLSKLPDSPLGRRIVNELRSHGVRPGVAWDDSEASRAGTYYLEHGGEPRGTNVIYDRADAAITTVEPDELPTDAVREAEWFHTTGITPALSEAAARTTTSLLRTAGDAGATRSFDLNYRSKLWEPEAARAAYEDLFEHIDTLFVPRRDAREVLDREGNAVEIAHGLATEFGFDTVVVTRGLDGSVALHDGSVYEQDVFEAETFDAIGTGDAFVAGFIAERLDGGNLPAALRWGSATAALKRTTDGDLAVTTRAEVRDVIEGEGGIDR
- a CDS encoding deoxyribonuclease IV; amino-acid sequence: MSLKVGAHVSIAGGVDNAVENQVEVGGNCGQIFTHSPQVWQDPDIGDEEAARFREGTERDLEGPWVIHTSYLVNLCTPKEGLREKSLDSMQKEVDAAAELDIPYVNVHLGAHTGAGVEGGLDNAASVIDDLDVPDGVTILIESDAGAGTKLGGEFEHLAGVIDRTETDIDVCVDTAHAFAAGYDLSTPEAVDETVAEFDDVVGLEHLKYVHLNDSKHECGTNKDEHAHIGEGHIGEAGMERFLNHPDLTDVPLALETPTEDGRSFAWNIDRVRELRRD
- a CDS encoding glycoside hydrolase family 36 protein codes for the protein MNERRAGATAVAYDPDGHGITVADDAGDVLAGTVRATATDRNDAGVRIAEVSLSTEGGGVTVTPTVENAGDEPVRAGDVTLAFETAFGADARIYRHGYQSWSSTGTLPVGERFPAEDPDNAPMMNDLAASTDDRVSSYLTGLVEGDRSLTVGFLEHDRYCTRFEVDDDADGVAALRAVCPLEGARLTPGERLELPALWVDADRDLRAGVAALADRVGERMDARVPETAPTGWCSWYHYFTDVTEADVRENLAELREWEIPVDVVQIDDGYMEAFGDWRSIADGFEDMSAVADDIATAGYRPGLWLAPFYVESGADLYADHPEWFVTEPTDAGDDGPGTADDDGPGTPVDGGFRAGSALYGLDTTHPAVLEWLRETVSTVVDEWGFTYLKLDFLFAAALPGERYDPEATRIEAYRRGVEAIAEAAGDDTFLLGCGAPMAPSVGLFDAMRVGPDTDPTWETPGESGSQPGLKNAVRNTLARNVLHRRWWLNDPDCQLVRDTSDLTAAEREAFAALVAATGGVNVFSDRLAEIGPAGRRLLERSIPPATDGEVAGLDGERFPSRVVCDRPGDGAATVALFNWADEPSTVRFDAREYGREDGSEADRVVWDGLAGEVVEGPVVERELPPHGAAVFAVVAAETGDLLGDAATLTGGSDRTAEATVRDGTLAATVDGEDVTFALDSQ